In Nonlabens agnitus, the DNA window CTGTTTTATAAGGAAAGCTTTCAAGTTTATATTTCTAATATTTCCTCGCAGTTAAGTTATGCAGCTAATGGTTTGATTTTGGGGATTTTTGCTGGAGATGCGGTTGTTGGAATTTACAGTGCTTTTGATAAATTGATAATTGCGGTTAGAAAGATGTTTTTACCATTCTATCATGCCATGTATCCCTATTTGGCTAGAAAATCTTTTTATGAAAAAAAGGGAACGATGAAAAAGCTAATTCCTACCGTTACCATATTTGGGTGTATTGTTTTTTTATTGATCCTATTTGTAGGAGAATGGGTAGTTAATCTAATCTATGAAAATATTGAAATTCACCAAAATGTATACTTGTTCAAATGGATGGGACTTATAACGCTTTTTACAGGATTAAGCTCGCTTTTTCATTCATTGTATGCGCCAGCTAGAAAATTATTTGATCAACGTATGTATATGATGTTGATTTCGGGAATTTTCAATATATCCTTGAGTTTAATAATAGTTCCTTACTTTCAATTGCAAGGAACTGTTATAGCAGCAATTTCAACAGAGCTACTATTACTATTTATCGCCGCATACTTTTACAGAAAAGATCAATTAAATGGCTAAAAAGCTACTTATAATACAAACCTCTTTACCCTCATATAGATTAGCTTTAATAGATGTGATACGAAATCATCTAGGGGCCCGGCTTGAAGTTTTTTGTGGAGGCAGATTTTTTGATCCTTCCATAAAAAGAGATGAAAAATTCAAACCAGACATATTTCTCAAAAACCGATTTTTTTTAAATAACAAAATTTTATGGCAGTCCGGACTCTTAAAGCATGTGCTGCGAGATGATATAATGGTATTGACCATTAACCCTAGAGTTCTTTCTAATTGGGTGGCTTTGATTATAAGAAAGGCTGTTAGGAAGAAAACTTTTTTATGGGGACACGCTTGGTCTAAAGGTGGTAAAAATACAACTAGTGAAGTTTTAAGGCACGCCATGCGCTCATTGGGGAATGAGATTATCGTATATACAAATACACAAAAAAGGGAATTGAAACTGAAAATGGGCAAAAAGAATATCCATGTTGCTCCCAATGCAATATATCATAAGTCAGAAATGACGAGCGCTCATGACCATAACCCTAGAGATATAATATTTGTAAGCCGCATGGCTACGAATAAAAAGCCCCTATTACTAATCAAAGCTTTTGAAAAAAGTATATCCCATATACCAAGAGATTCACGATTACTTTTAATAGGCGACGGTCCTGAAGTCTCAAATTTGAAGACTTATATCGCTAATTCAAATCTTAATGACCGTGTAATTCTGTTAGGTGAAATTACAAATGTTGAAAAACTTGCACAATATTATTTCAGCTCTTTGGTTAGCGTTTCACCCGGCAGGGTAGGTTTAGGACTAACACAAAGCTTGGGTTTTGGAGTTCCTATGATAATCGCAAAAAATGAAAAGCATGGTCCAGAGATTGAAGCTGCTAATGAAGGTTATAACAGTTACTATTTTAACGAAAATGATTCAAACGATCTTTCTCAAAAAATAAATAAAGTCTTTCAAATTTGTGATGATATTTTATTAAGGCGCAACGCTATTTGCGAAAATTGTAAAGAGCAATACTCAGTAGAAGCAATGGCTCAAACATTTATTAATTTGGTTTAAATAAATAATCTTAGAAAGCATATTTGGCAGCAGTTAGAGATTAAGGAACTCTACTTTTTTTAAACGATAGAATGATGATATAAAACGCAACTACCTTATAAAAATTAACGTAATTACATTATCAGAACCATTAAAAAAATGTTTGAAACTCTTAATTTACTATTTACATCCGGATTTTTCAAAAAAAACGGTGTCTTTTTAATAAATTAACTAAATAAACCTATGTGTTATATGATCTAAAGCTTGAAAAAGAAACTTCAGTATTTTGATCATAAAACATAATGTTATGGTCAATTTTGTAAAAACCTATAGCTGCATTAAATGATCAAATGGAGAGATCTTTTTTTCATGGTTTACCTGTTGGTCAGCCTTTTTCATTTTTGGAATTTTAGTCCAGAAAACGTTTACATATATGCTTTTTTTGGTTTAAATTTTATAGTGATTTCTACTATCATGGTATATCATATTTATATTGAAAAAGCTTACAGTCCATTCCTCTCTACCTTTTTAGTATTTAACTATCTTTTTTTCTTAGTTGCTCCAATGAGTCAAATAACAGAAATTGTAGGAACTGAGCAGTTAACTTTTTTAAACAAATTTCCATTACAAGAGAATCTAATATTAAAAACGCTAGTCTTAATTCTGATATTTAATATTAGCTTTTTTGTTTTTTATCTGAAGTTCAAAACACTAGCTTTCAAAAGGGCTATTAGCTATAAAAACTCTTCAAAAAAAGGGAGCGGAAGCCTACCAGTTCTCGCTCTATTATGGTTATCTGTAGGCTTTATAATTATACTCACAAATTTTGATTTTATAATTTCTGAATTC includes these proteins:
- a CDS encoding glycosyltransferase family 4 protein, with translation MAKKLLIIQTSLPSYRLALIDVIRNHLGARLEVFCGGRFFDPSIKRDEKFKPDIFLKNRFFLNNKILWQSGLLKHVLRDDIMVLTINPRVLSNWVALIIRKAVRKKTFLWGHAWSKGGKNTTSEVLRHAMRSLGNEIIVYTNTQKRELKLKMGKKNIHVAPNAIYHKSEMTSAHDHNPRDIIFVSRMATNKKPLLLIKAFEKSISHIPRDSRLLLIGDGPEVSNLKTYIANSNLNDRVILLGEITNVEKLAQYYFSSLVSVSPGRVGLGLTQSLGFGVPMIIAKNEKHGPEIEAANEGYNSYYFNENDSNDLSQKINKVFQICDDILLRRNAICENCKEQYSVEAMAQTFINLV